The following are encoded together in the Humulus lupulus chromosome 5, drHumLupu1.1, whole genome shotgun sequence genome:
- the LOC133778141 gene encoding E3 ubiquitin ligase PQT3-like isoform X3: MAVYYKFKSAKDYDSIAMDGPFISVGTLKEKIFETKHLGRGTDFDLVVTNAQTNEEYLDEGMLIPKNTSVLIRRVPGRPRMPIVTDPNPKVEDRMEELEPEKTSFPVADSSVMKYPDDSEWDDLGGDLYEIPEVVPVQSSHVLPEATPTNKADEESKLKALIDTPALDWQRQGPEGFGAGRGFGRGMGGRMMGGRGFGMERKTPPQGYICHRCKVPGHFIQHCPTNGDPNFDIKRVKPPTGIPKSMLMATPDGSYALPSGAVAVLRPNEAAFEKEIEGFPSTRSVGDLPPELHCPLCKEVMKDAVLTSKCCFKSFCDKCVRDYIISKSMCVCGATNILADDLLPNKTLRDTINRILESGNSSADNAGSTFQVQDMESARCPQPKIPSPSMSAASKGEHKPSPAKEETSRVMYIADEPKPIIATHQAVEKVKTARIADVSEATHESVSIKEPASQCSAPLVEEEVQQKLISVEAGKKKKKKKIRMPANDLQWKASQDFAVDNYMMPMGPSTYNPSFNPSYNPSTYNPYWAGMQPGMDGYMAPFPGQMPYMGYSMGPLDMPFGPGFVPQDPYGGQGCMYPVVPPQRDLAEFGMGRNLAPPHPLMSREEFEARKADLRRKREIERRGDSSRDFSKEQDFGREVNSRGGNSGGGGGGGSGPMMKPKSVQRPVDRSPPPDYNYRHRSERSSIDRPPRDVEPPRPPKRKSDQHHDRDRDRDRERDRDLDHDRERDRDYDYPERERDHYQRRRSGSSGRPTSEASTKPPASSASASAAALEAAAALDRKNKASVFSRISFPEGEVSKKRKLSSSPANETCGAATAAASSTHHKTASSNGYYDDHHKSSSSSLKAAAAVISGGGRKSAASMDYESSDDDRHFKRKPSRYEPSPPPPSADLEEPKHPSRGSRDRERSKHR, from the exons ATGGCGGTCTATTATAAATTTAAGAGTGCAAAAGATTATGATTCAATTGCTATGGACGGTCCCTTCATCTCAGTTGGTACcttgaaagaaaaaatatttgaaaCCAAGCATTTGGGAAGGGGTACTGATTTCGATCTTGTGGTCACCAACGCCCAGACCAATGAAG AATATCTTGATGAAGGGATGTTGATACCAAAAAATACCTCAGTTTTAATTCGTCGAGTTCCAGGCCGGCCTCGTATGCCCATTGTTACTGATCCAAA TCCAAAGGTGGAAGATAGGATGGAAGAACTTGAACCTGAAAAGACTAGCTTTCCAGTAGCTGATTCATCTGTCATGAAATAT cCTGATGATTCGGAATGGGATGATCTTGGGGGTGATTTATATGAGATTCCTGAAGTTGTGCCAGTTCAATCCAGTCATGTACTTCCAGAAGCTACTCCTACCAACAAAGCTGACGAGGAGAGCAAGCTTAAGGCTTTAATTGATACCCCTGCCTTGGATTGGCAACG ACAAGGTCCTGAAGGATTTGGTGCTGGTAGAGGTTTTGGCAGGGGTATGGGGGGAAGAATGATGGGTGGCCGTGGTTTTG GAATGGAGAGGAAAACACCTCCACAGGGCTATATATGTCACAGGTGCAAGGTGCCTG GGCATTTTATTCAACACTGCCCTACTAATGGAGATCCAAATTTTGACATTAAAAGAGTGAAGCCACCCACTGGCATTCCTAAGTCCATGCTGATGGCGACCCCAGATGGCTCATATGCATTACCAAGTGGTGCAGTAGCTGTGTTGAGACCAAACGA agCTGCTTTTGAGAAAGAGATTGAAGGGTTTCCATCTACACGATCTGTTGGAGATCTACCCCCTGAGCTACATTGTCCATTGTGCAAGGAAGTAATGAAAGATGCAGTTTTGACAAGCAAGTGCTGCTTTAAGAGCTTCTGTGATAAAT GTGTCAGGGACTATATTATCTCAAAGTCAATGTGTGTCTGTGGGGCTACAAATATACTTGCAGATGATCTTTTGCCTAATAAGACACTCAGGGATACAATCAACCGTATCTTGGAATCTGGTAATAGTAGTGCTGATAATGCTGGGAGTACATTTCAAGTGCAAG ACATGGAGTCTGCTCGCTGCCCACAGCCCAAAATTCCATCACCTTCAATGTCAGCTGCATCTAAGGGAGAACATAAACCATCACCTGCCAAGGAAGAAACTTCAAGGGTAATGTACATTGCAGATGAGCCGAAGCCTATAATAGCTACACATCAAGCAGTAGAGAAGGTGAAGACTGCGAGAATAGCTGATGTATCTGAAGCCACTCATGAATCAGTGAGTATCAAGGAACCAGCGTCGCAGTGCAGTGCTCCACTTGTTGAGGAAGAAGTTCAACAGAAGCTAATTTCTGTTGAGGCAG gaaagaaaaagaaaaagaagaaaatccGCATGCCTGCTAATG ATTTGCAGTGGAAAGCCTCTCAAGATTTCGCAGTTGATAATTATATGATGCCTATGGGGCCTTCTACTTATAATCCTTCTTTTAATCCCTCATATAATCCTTCTACTTATAATCCATACTGGGCTGGGATGCAACCTGGTATGGATGGATATATGGCCCCATTTCCTGGACAGATGCCTTATATGGGTTATAGCATGGGACCCTTAGACATGCCATTTGGTCCAGGTTTTGTTCCACAAGATCCGTATGGTGGTCAAGGTTGTATGTACCCTGTTGTTCCTCCTCAGAG GGATCTTGCAGAATTTGGAATGGGTAGGAATCTAGCACCACCCCACCCTCTCATGAGTAGAGAAGAATTTGAAGCACGGAAGGCTGACTTGAGGAGGAAACGTGAGATTGAGAGACGGGGTGATAG CAGCAGAGATTTTTCCAAAGAGCAGGATTTTGGTAGAGAAGTGAACAGCCGCGGCGGCAACAGTGGTGGTGGCGGCGGCGGTGGTAGTGGACCGATGATGAAACCCAAATCT GTGCAGAGACCAGTGGACAGATCACCTCCCCCAGACTATAACTACCGCCACCGTTCCGAGAGATCTTCCATCGACAGACCTCCCAGAGATGTCGAACCTCCACGCCCACCCAAGAGAAAGTCTGACCAACACCACGACCGTGACCGTGACCGTGACCGGGAACGAGATCGGGACCTCGACCATGACCGTGAACGTGACCGGGACTACGACTATCCCGAACGGGAAAGGGACCACTATCAACGCCGGCGTTCAGGGTCATCGGGCAGGCCGACTTCTGAAGCCTCAACCAAACCCCCGGCATCGTCGGCTTCTGCCTCGGCAGCTGCTTTAGAGGCAGCGGCGGCGTTAGACCGCAAGAACAAGGCGAGCGTTTTCTCTCGCATAAGCTTTCCGGAGGGAGAAGTCTCAAAGAAGCGTAAGCTTTCTTCTTCTCCGGCGAATGAGACGTGCGGTGCTGCCACTGCTGCTGCTTCTTCGACTCACCACAAAACGGCGTCGTCTAACGGGTACTACGACGATCACCACAAGTCTTCGTCTTCGTCGCTGAAGGCAGCAGCGGCAGTGATCAGTGGTGGAGGAAGGAAATCAGCTGCTTCTATGGATTACGAGTCTAGTGATGACGATCGGCACTTCAAGAGGAAGCCGTCGAGGTACGAGCCTTCTCCACCTCCCCCCTCGGCCgatttggaggagccaaagcaccCTTCTAGAGGTTCCAGGGATCGAGAGCGAAGCAAGCacagatag
- the LOC133778141 gene encoding E3 ubiquitin ligase PQT3-like isoform X2 produces MAVYYKFKSAKDYDSIAMDGPFISVGTLKEKIFETKHLGRGTDFDLVVTNAQTNEEYLDEGMLIPKNTSVLIRRVPGRPRMPIVTDPNPKVEDRMEELEPEKTSFPVADSSVMKYPDDSEWDDLGGDLYEIPEVVPVQSSHVLPEATPTNKADEESKLKALIDTPALDWQRQGPEGFGAGRGFGRGMGGRMMGGRGFGRAGMERKTPPQGYICHRCKVPGHFIQHCPTNGDPNFDIKRVKPPTGIPKSMLMATPDGSYALPSGAVAVLRPNEAAFEKEIEGFPSTRSVGDLPPELHCPLCKEVMKDAVLTSKCCFKSFCDKCVRDYIISKSMCVCGATNILADDLLPNKTLRDTINRILESGNSSADNAGSTFQVQDMESARCPQPKIPSPSMSAASKGEHKPSPAKEETSRVMYIADEPKPIIATHQAVEKVKTARIADVSEATHESVSIKEPASQCSAPLVEEEVQQKLISVEAGKKKKKKKIRMPANDLQWKASQDFAVDNYMMPMGPSTYNPSFNPSYNPSTYNPYWAGMQPGMDGYMAPFPGQMPYMGYSMGPLDMPFGPGFVPQDPYGGQGCMYPVVPPQRDLAEFGMGRNLAPPHPLMSREEFEARKADLRRKREIERRGDSSRDFSKEQDFGREVNSRGGNSGGGGGGGSGPMMKPKSRPVDRSPPPDYNYRHRSERSSIDRPPRDVEPPRPPKRKSDQHHDRDRDRDRERDRDLDHDRERDRDYDYPERERDHYQRRRSGSSGRPTSEASTKPPASSASASAAALEAAAALDRKNKASVFSRISFPEGEVSKKRKLSSSPANETCGAATAAASSTHHKTASSNGYYDDHHKSSSSSLKAAAAVISGGGRKSAASMDYESSDDDRHFKRKPSRYEPSPPPPSADLEEPKHPSRGSRDRERSKHR; encoded by the exons ATGGCGGTCTATTATAAATTTAAGAGTGCAAAAGATTATGATTCAATTGCTATGGACGGTCCCTTCATCTCAGTTGGTACcttgaaagaaaaaatatttgaaaCCAAGCATTTGGGAAGGGGTACTGATTTCGATCTTGTGGTCACCAACGCCCAGACCAATGAAG AATATCTTGATGAAGGGATGTTGATACCAAAAAATACCTCAGTTTTAATTCGTCGAGTTCCAGGCCGGCCTCGTATGCCCATTGTTACTGATCCAAA TCCAAAGGTGGAAGATAGGATGGAAGAACTTGAACCTGAAAAGACTAGCTTTCCAGTAGCTGATTCATCTGTCATGAAATAT cCTGATGATTCGGAATGGGATGATCTTGGGGGTGATTTATATGAGATTCCTGAAGTTGTGCCAGTTCAATCCAGTCATGTACTTCCAGAAGCTACTCCTACCAACAAAGCTGACGAGGAGAGCAAGCTTAAGGCTTTAATTGATACCCCTGCCTTGGATTGGCAACG ACAAGGTCCTGAAGGATTTGGTGCTGGTAGAGGTTTTGGCAGGGGTATGGGGGGAAGAATGATGGGTGGCCGTGGTTTTG GTCGAGCAGGAATGGAGAGGAAAACACCTCCACAGGGCTATATATGTCACAGGTGCAAGGTGCCTG GGCATTTTATTCAACACTGCCCTACTAATGGAGATCCAAATTTTGACATTAAAAGAGTGAAGCCACCCACTGGCATTCCTAAGTCCATGCTGATGGCGACCCCAGATGGCTCATATGCATTACCAAGTGGTGCAGTAGCTGTGTTGAGACCAAACGA agCTGCTTTTGAGAAAGAGATTGAAGGGTTTCCATCTACACGATCTGTTGGAGATCTACCCCCTGAGCTACATTGTCCATTGTGCAAGGAAGTAATGAAAGATGCAGTTTTGACAAGCAAGTGCTGCTTTAAGAGCTTCTGTGATAAAT GTGTCAGGGACTATATTATCTCAAAGTCAATGTGTGTCTGTGGGGCTACAAATATACTTGCAGATGATCTTTTGCCTAATAAGACACTCAGGGATACAATCAACCGTATCTTGGAATCTGGTAATAGTAGTGCTGATAATGCTGGGAGTACATTTCAAGTGCAAG ACATGGAGTCTGCTCGCTGCCCACAGCCCAAAATTCCATCACCTTCAATGTCAGCTGCATCTAAGGGAGAACATAAACCATCACCTGCCAAGGAAGAAACTTCAAGGGTAATGTACATTGCAGATGAGCCGAAGCCTATAATAGCTACACATCAAGCAGTAGAGAAGGTGAAGACTGCGAGAATAGCTGATGTATCTGAAGCCACTCATGAATCAGTGAGTATCAAGGAACCAGCGTCGCAGTGCAGTGCTCCACTTGTTGAGGAAGAAGTTCAACAGAAGCTAATTTCTGTTGAGGCAG gaaagaaaaagaaaaagaagaaaatccGCATGCCTGCTAATG ATTTGCAGTGGAAAGCCTCTCAAGATTTCGCAGTTGATAATTATATGATGCCTATGGGGCCTTCTACTTATAATCCTTCTTTTAATCCCTCATATAATCCTTCTACTTATAATCCATACTGGGCTGGGATGCAACCTGGTATGGATGGATATATGGCCCCATTTCCTGGACAGATGCCTTATATGGGTTATAGCATGGGACCCTTAGACATGCCATTTGGTCCAGGTTTTGTTCCACAAGATCCGTATGGTGGTCAAGGTTGTATGTACCCTGTTGTTCCTCCTCAGAG GGATCTTGCAGAATTTGGAATGGGTAGGAATCTAGCACCACCCCACCCTCTCATGAGTAGAGAAGAATTTGAAGCACGGAAGGCTGACTTGAGGAGGAAACGTGAGATTGAGAGACGGGGTGATAG CAGCAGAGATTTTTCCAAAGAGCAGGATTTTGGTAGAGAAGTGAACAGCCGCGGCGGCAACAGTGGTGGTGGCGGCGGCGGTGGTAGTGGACCGATGATGAAACCCAAATCT AGACCAGTGGACAGATCACCTCCCCCAGACTATAACTACCGCCACCGTTCCGAGAGATCTTCCATCGACAGACCTCCCAGAGATGTCGAACCTCCACGCCCACCCAAGAGAAAGTCTGACCAACACCACGACCGTGACCGTGACCGTGACCGGGAACGAGATCGGGACCTCGACCATGACCGTGAACGTGACCGGGACTACGACTATCCCGAACGGGAAAGGGACCACTATCAACGCCGGCGTTCAGGGTCATCGGGCAGGCCGACTTCTGAAGCCTCAACCAAACCCCCGGCATCGTCGGCTTCTGCCTCGGCAGCTGCTTTAGAGGCAGCGGCGGCGTTAGACCGCAAGAACAAGGCGAGCGTTTTCTCTCGCATAAGCTTTCCGGAGGGAGAAGTCTCAAAGAAGCGTAAGCTTTCTTCTTCTCCGGCGAATGAGACGTGCGGTGCTGCCACTGCTGCTGCTTCTTCGACTCACCACAAAACGGCGTCGTCTAACGGGTACTACGACGATCACCACAAGTCTTCGTCTTCGTCGCTGAAGGCAGCAGCGGCAGTGATCAGTGGTGGAGGAAGGAAATCAGCTGCTTCTATGGATTACGAGTCTAGTGATGACGATCGGCACTTCAAGAGGAAGCCGTCGAGGTACGAGCCTTCTCCACCTCCCCCCTCGGCCgatttggaggagccaaagcaccCTTCTAGAGGTTCCAGGGATCGAGAGCGAAGCAAGCacagatag
- the LOC133778141 gene encoding E3 ubiquitin ligase PQT3-like isoform X1, whose amino-acid sequence MAVYYKFKSAKDYDSIAMDGPFISVGTLKEKIFETKHLGRGTDFDLVVTNAQTNEEYLDEGMLIPKNTSVLIRRVPGRPRMPIVTDPNPKVEDRMEELEPEKTSFPVADSSVMKYPDDSEWDDLGGDLYEIPEVVPVQSSHVLPEATPTNKADEESKLKALIDTPALDWQRQGPEGFGAGRGFGRGMGGRMMGGRGFGRAGMERKTPPQGYICHRCKVPGHFIQHCPTNGDPNFDIKRVKPPTGIPKSMLMATPDGSYALPSGAVAVLRPNEAAFEKEIEGFPSTRSVGDLPPELHCPLCKEVMKDAVLTSKCCFKSFCDKCVRDYIISKSMCVCGATNILADDLLPNKTLRDTINRILESGNSSADNAGSTFQVQDMESARCPQPKIPSPSMSAASKGEHKPSPAKEETSRVMYIADEPKPIIATHQAVEKVKTARIADVSEATHESVSIKEPASQCSAPLVEEEVQQKLISVEAGKKKKKKKIRMPANDLQWKASQDFAVDNYMMPMGPSTYNPSFNPSYNPSTYNPYWAGMQPGMDGYMAPFPGQMPYMGYSMGPLDMPFGPGFVPQDPYGGQGCMYPVVPPQRDLAEFGMGRNLAPPHPLMSREEFEARKADLRRKREIERRGDSSRDFSKEQDFGREVNSRGGNSGGGGGGGSGPMMKPKSVQRPVDRSPPPDYNYRHRSERSSIDRPPRDVEPPRPPKRKSDQHHDRDRDRDRERDRDLDHDRERDRDYDYPERERDHYQRRRSGSSGRPTSEASTKPPASSASASAAALEAAAALDRKNKASVFSRISFPEGEVSKKRKLSSSPANETCGAATAAASSTHHKTASSNGYYDDHHKSSSSSLKAAAAVISGGGRKSAASMDYESSDDDRHFKRKPSRYEPSPPPPSADLEEPKHPSRGSRDRERSKHR is encoded by the exons ATGGCGGTCTATTATAAATTTAAGAGTGCAAAAGATTATGATTCAATTGCTATGGACGGTCCCTTCATCTCAGTTGGTACcttgaaagaaaaaatatttgaaaCCAAGCATTTGGGAAGGGGTACTGATTTCGATCTTGTGGTCACCAACGCCCAGACCAATGAAG AATATCTTGATGAAGGGATGTTGATACCAAAAAATACCTCAGTTTTAATTCGTCGAGTTCCAGGCCGGCCTCGTATGCCCATTGTTACTGATCCAAA TCCAAAGGTGGAAGATAGGATGGAAGAACTTGAACCTGAAAAGACTAGCTTTCCAGTAGCTGATTCATCTGTCATGAAATAT cCTGATGATTCGGAATGGGATGATCTTGGGGGTGATTTATATGAGATTCCTGAAGTTGTGCCAGTTCAATCCAGTCATGTACTTCCAGAAGCTACTCCTACCAACAAAGCTGACGAGGAGAGCAAGCTTAAGGCTTTAATTGATACCCCTGCCTTGGATTGGCAACG ACAAGGTCCTGAAGGATTTGGTGCTGGTAGAGGTTTTGGCAGGGGTATGGGGGGAAGAATGATGGGTGGCCGTGGTTTTG GTCGAGCAGGAATGGAGAGGAAAACACCTCCACAGGGCTATATATGTCACAGGTGCAAGGTGCCTG GGCATTTTATTCAACACTGCCCTACTAATGGAGATCCAAATTTTGACATTAAAAGAGTGAAGCCACCCACTGGCATTCCTAAGTCCATGCTGATGGCGACCCCAGATGGCTCATATGCATTACCAAGTGGTGCAGTAGCTGTGTTGAGACCAAACGA agCTGCTTTTGAGAAAGAGATTGAAGGGTTTCCATCTACACGATCTGTTGGAGATCTACCCCCTGAGCTACATTGTCCATTGTGCAAGGAAGTAATGAAAGATGCAGTTTTGACAAGCAAGTGCTGCTTTAAGAGCTTCTGTGATAAAT GTGTCAGGGACTATATTATCTCAAAGTCAATGTGTGTCTGTGGGGCTACAAATATACTTGCAGATGATCTTTTGCCTAATAAGACACTCAGGGATACAATCAACCGTATCTTGGAATCTGGTAATAGTAGTGCTGATAATGCTGGGAGTACATTTCAAGTGCAAG ACATGGAGTCTGCTCGCTGCCCACAGCCCAAAATTCCATCACCTTCAATGTCAGCTGCATCTAAGGGAGAACATAAACCATCACCTGCCAAGGAAGAAACTTCAAGGGTAATGTACATTGCAGATGAGCCGAAGCCTATAATAGCTACACATCAAGCAGTAGAGAAGGTGAAGACTGCGAGAATAGCTGATGTATCTGAAGCCACTCATGAATCAGTGAGTATCAAGGAACCAGCGTCGCAGTGCAGTGCTCCACTTGTTGAGGAAGAAGTTCAACAGAAGCTAATTTCTGTTGAGGCAG gaaagaaaaagaaaaagaagaaaatccGCATGCCTGCTAATG ATTTGCAGTGGAAAGCCTCTCAAGATTTCGCAGTTGATAATTATATGATGCCTATGGGGCCTTCTACTTATAATCCTTCTTTTAATCCCTCATATAATCCTTCTACTTATAATCCATACTGGGCTGGGATGCAACCTGGTATGGATGGATATATGGCCCCATTTCCTGGACAGATGCCTTATATGGGTTATAGCATGGGACCCTTAGACATGCCATTTGGTCCAGGTTTTGTTCCACAAGATCCGTATGGTGGTCAAGGTTGTATGTACCCTGTTGTTCCTCCTCAGAG GGATCTTGCAGAATTTGGAATGGGTAGGAATCTAGCACCACCCCACCCTCTCATGAGTAGAGAAGAATTTGAAGCACGGAAGGCTGACTTGAGGAGGAAACGTGAGATTGAGAGACGGGGTGATAG CAGCAGAGATTTTTCCAAAGAGCAGGATTTTGGTAGAGAAGTGAACAGCCGCGGCGGCAACAGTGGTGGTGGCGGCGGCGGTGGTAGTGGACCGATGATGAAACCCAAATCT GTGCAGAGACCAGTGGACAGATCACCTCCCCCAGACTATAACTACCGCCACCGTTCCGAGAGATCTTCCATCGACAGACCTCCCAGAGATGTCGAACCTCCACGCCCACCCAAGAGAAAGTCTGACCAACACCACGACCGTGACCGTGACCGTGACCGGGAACGAGATCGGGACCTCGACCATGACCGTGAACGTGACCGGGACTACGACTATCCCGAACGGGAAAGGGACCACTATCAACGCCGGCGTTCAGGGTCATCGGGCAGGCCGACTTCTGAAGCCTCAACCAAACCCCCGGCATCGTCGGCTTCTGCCTCGGCAGCTGCTTTAGAGGCAGCGGCGGCGTTAGACCGCAAGAACAAGGCGAGCGTTTTCTCTCGCATAAGCTTTCCGGAGGGAGAAGTCTCAAAGAAGCGTAAGCTTTCTTCTTCTCCGGCGAATGAGACGTGCGGTGCTGCCACTGCTGCTGCTTCTTCGACTCACCACAAAACGGCGTCGTCTAACGGGTACTACGACGATCACCACAAGTCTTCGTCTTCGTCGCTGAAGGCAGCAGCGGCAGTGATCAGTGGTGGAGGAAGGAAATCAGCTGCTTCTATGGATTACGAGTCTAGTGATGACGATCGGCACTTCAAGAGGAAGCCGTCGAGGTACGAGCCTTCTCCACCTCCCCCCTCGGCCgatttggaggagccaaagcaccCTTCTAGAGGTTCCAGGGATCGAGAGCGAAGCAAGCacagatag